From a single Hippoglossus stenolepis isolate QCI-W04-F060 chromosome 2, HSTE1.2, whole genome shotgun sequence genomic region:
- the tet2 gene encoding methylcytosine dioxygenase TET2 isoform X4 produces METKQARHEAEESLILAQFGQSRNISHKLQNGDQSSEGDSLQNTGDTNWNHYKPNTGANSMKRHRDNCNSPASGQGLFDQGAYMMNGELMNGELKHGLTEQSLLVHQTKKLKVDTEIQGNDDTSSSLLGNFPELTKATEFECKAPHREVKLDKRNCNFPNGDIFCLPRNKQVSIPNGAVSPSSTIESSPGDLLEKTLSQYYPEQVSIAQQTPGSNLDAVNGSLANKIPSEGAQHPSLTSGLSNSDQMPDSQQQQPGASGSAEGSKNYNSVNYVVNGYSTSFAAEHQQQQHQQRPRSYSGQELPLGQLPGMMSPTNTANSSQQHPNGPQCYPDDTNPQGIYVKANQGFTQNSFLECSAPLQTQEEGGYDPFPSSGIDKLRQSEGPRSGQHHGTDGGHQFRMQPQDFKQNAEKPHRDDSMGPMGPSLQQPCHPGLENGMENTLSKQRANSSCPTPHQRGWIELNSSHSPQQSGNGPSPQAQEQDMWRGYSAKPQSEQQAANHQIHSQMLEMNSPQGFQTQGVFRDSSQGSNSFQQQQHDCLPAQTHCVPAQHNTAPECQQSNAKAPQMQQPQKRPEHHNFPPNRQADSHYHTQMQSEHLCEDPDLQDILSPGLSTTKQQQHCHLQRPLSHPPQFEGQPKSTNYRPRSQPPPGQQQLQPAQPNNQHNQHTDHIAFSYNNSTEMQQLQQQQQRQYPPHSGSSNLKQFQPQQPINHCHQPNHTDFPQTSTQSQPHLPQGALNQQVTTQMYPKTEQHLQTSCTQFQRGPRLPLGPVSPHGDFQRHAALRMHLLQRQERQGPVHSPQSTSDHMNSFRAVKMENSTRFDLPCSQQQEHQLQMREAGIGGIQVKQENQQSQCAQSKRQESILASMEQSLRQYQLSPVFEKKSLVINPANNVKVESSGSVTILSTNTDLGGVESYAAASAPGASKKPHDSTPKKEHLLQSFMDSPMKLLDTPIKNLLDTPVKTQYDIASCHCVEQISEKDEGPYYTHLGSAPTVPGIREMMEKRSGLTGSALRIEKVIYTGKEGKSTQGCPIAKWVIRRSSVDEKLLVLVRERTAHTCETACIIVVILVWEGILPNIADRLYLELSETLKKHGALTQRRCALNEERTCACQGLNPDACGASFSFGCSWSMYYNGCKFARSKIPRKFKLLGDDVKEEERLDHNLQNLATLLGPLYKNLAPEAYGNQVEHEQRAPDCRLGHKEGRPFSGVTACLDFCAHAHRDLHNMQGGSTVVCTLTSEDNREIGKIPEDEQLHVLPLYKASKTDEFGSEEGQQEKIKSGAIQVLSAFRRQVRMLAEPAKSCRQKKLDAKKAAANKNAMLDSSNDKAEKALLAKSKAGTYENITHSTPMAGLH; encoded by the exons AAAGCTTAAAGTAGACACTGAGATTCAAGGAAATGATGACACGAGCTCTAGTTTGTTGGGAAACTTTCCTGAGTTGACAAAGGCAACAGAATTTGAATGCAAGGCCCCACATAGAGAGGTTAAGTTAGACAAGAGGAACTGTAATTTTCCAAATGGCGATATTTTCTGTCTACCAAGGAATAAACAAGTTTCAATTCCAAACGGTGCTGTATCGCCTTCCTCAACCATAGAGAGCAGTCCAGGTGACCTTTTAGAGAAAACTTTGTCTCAGTATTATCCTGAGCAAGTTTCAATTGCACAACAAACACCTGGCTCAAACCTTGATGCTGTCAATGGTTCACTGGCAAACAAGATACCCAGTGAAGGTGCTCAACACCCCTCTTTAACCTCAGGGTTGTCCAATTCAGACCAAATGCCTGactcacaacagcagcagcctggagcaTCTGGCAGTGCTGAAGGAAGTAAAAATTACAACTCTGTCAACTATGTAGTGAATGGATACTCAACCAGTTTTGCAGCAGAacaccagcagcaacagcatcagCAGCGGCCACGTTCTTACTCTGGTCAGGAGCTGCCTCTAGGTCAGCTGCCTGGTATGATGTCCCCTACAAATACTGCCAACAGCTCACAACAACATCCAAATGGCCCACAGTGTTACCCAGATGACACAAATCCTCAAGGTATATATGTGAAAGCCAACCAGGGGTTTACTCAGAACTCTTTTCTCGAATGCAGTGCTCCTCTACAGACACAAGAGGAGGGTGGATATGACCCCTTTCCTAGCTCTGGGATAGATAAGCTCCGACAAAGTGAGGGACCCAGGTCTGGTCAGCATCATGGCACTGATGGGGGCCATCAGTTCCGGATGCAACCCCAGGACTTTAAACAAAATGCTGAGAAGCCACATAGAGACGATAGTATGGGACCCATGGGGCCCAGTCTCCAGCAGCCATGTCATCCTGGATTAGAAAATGGGATGGAGAACACATTGTCTAAGCAGAGAGCTAACTCATCATGTCCGACTCCCCACCAGAGAGGCTGGATAGAGCTGAACTCTTCACATTCTCCCCAGCAATCTGGAAATGGCCCGTCACCCCAGGCTCAAGAGCAGGATATGTGGAGGGGCTACTCTGCTAAGCCTCAGTCAGAGCAGCAGGCAGCTAACCACCAGATTCACAGCCAGATGTTGGAAATGAATTCACCGCAAGGATTCCAGACACAGGGAGTTTTCAGAGATAGCAGTCAGGGGTCTAACAGCTTCCAGCAGCAACAACATGACTGTCTACCAGCCCAAACTCACTGTGTTCCAGCCCAGCACAACACTGCCCCTGAGTGTCAGCAATCAAATGCTAAAGCACCTCAAATGCAGCAACCCCAGAAAAGGCCTGAGCACCATAACTTCCCCCCAAATCGGCAAGCAGACAGCCACTACCACACCCAGATGCAGTCAGAGCACTTATGTGAAGACCCTGACCTGCAGGATATACTGTCACCTGGGCTTTCAACAACAAAGCAACAACAGCACTGTCATCTTCAGCGTCCATTGTCCCACCCACCACAATTTGAAGGGCAACCCAAGTCTACCAATTACAGACCTCGCAGTCAACCTCCTCCAGGTCAACAGCAGCTTCAACCTGCTCAACCCAACAACCAACATAATCAGCACACTGACCATATAGCATTCAGTTACAACAACTCAACAGAAATGCAacaattacaacaacaacaacaacggcaATATCCACCACACTCAGGCAGCAGTAACCTCAAGCAATTTCAACCACAGCAGCCTATCAACCACTGCCACCAGCCAAACCACACAGACTTTCCCCAGACCTCTACACAGTCACAACCTCATTTACCACAAGGTGCATTAAACCAACAGGTAACAACACAAATGTATCCTAAAACTGAACAGCATCTGCAGACATCATGCACTCAGTTCCAAAGGGGGCCTCGTTTACCTCTGGGACCTGTGAGTCCCCATGGAGACTTTCAGAGGCACGCAGCCCTGCGTATGCACCTGTTACAAAGGCAGGAGCGTCAGGGCCCTGTTCATTCTCCCCAGAGCACTAGTGACCACATGAACAGCTTCAGGGCtgtgaaaatggaaaacagtACCAGATTTGATCTCCCttgttcacagcagcaggagcatcAGTTACAGATGCGAGAGGCAGGAATAGGTGGAATACAAGTCaagcaagaaaatcaacaatCCCAGTGTGCTCAGAGCAAGAGGCAGGAAAGCATCTTGGCCTCTATGGAACAAAGTCTGAGGCAGTACCAGCTTTCACCTGTGTTTGAGAAGAAATCCCTTGTCATCAATCCAGCAAACAATGTCAAAGTGGAATCTTCTGGCTCTGTCACAATCCTTTCAACCAATACTGACCTGGGTGGAGTTGAATCATATGCAGCTGCCTCAGCCCCAGGAGCTTCAAAAAAACCACATGATTCCACTCCTAAGAAGGAACACCTCCTACAGAGCTTTATGGACTCACCTATGAAGCTGCTGGATACACCTATAAAGAATCTACTGGATACCCCCGTGAAAACGCAATATGATATTGCATCCTGTCACTGTGTTG AACAAATCAGTGAGAAGGATGAAGGCCCATACTACACTCACCTGGGATCAGCACCTACTGTTCCTGGTATACGGGAGATGATGGAGAAAAG GTCTGGTCTCACTGGTAGCGCACTCAGGATTGAAAAAGTAATATATACCGGCAAGGAAGGAAAAAGTACACAGGGGTGCCCCATAGCCAAATGG GTGATTCGTCGATCCAGTGTAGACGAAAAGCTACTGGTGCTGGTGCGGGAACGTACTGCTCACACATGTGAGACAGCCTGCATCATTGTGGTAATCCTGGTCTGGGAGGGCATTCTACCCAATATAGCTGACCGCCTCTACCTCGAGCTAAGTGAAACTCTAAAAAAGCATGGAGCCCTCACCCAGAGACGCTGTGCTCTCAATGAGGA GAGGACCTGTGCATGCCAGGGGCTAAACCCTGATGCCTGTGGAGCATCCTTCTCTTTTGGTTGCTCTTGGAGCATGTACTACAATGGATGCAAATTTGCCCGAAGCAAAATCCCAAGGAAATTCAAGCTACTAGGAGATGATGTGAAGGAG gaaGAGAGACTTGATCACAACTTGCAAAATTTGGCAACCTTACTGGGTCCCTTGTATAAAAACTTGGCACCTGAAGCTTATGGAAACCAG GTAGAACATGAACAAAGGGCACCAGATTGCCGTCTGGGCCACAAGGAGGGCCGACCATTCTCTGGGGTCACTGCTTGCCTGGACTTCTGTGCCCACGCTCACAGAGACCTCCATAACATGCAGGGTGGCAGTACTGTG GTGTGTACATTAACAAGCGAGGATAACCGTGAGATTGGAAAGATTCCAGAGGATGAGCAGCTCCACGTTCTGCCTCTTTATAAGGCTTCCAAGACTGATGAATTTGGCAGTGAGGAAGGTCAACAAGAGAAAATCAAGTCAGGCGCTATCCAAGTCCTGAGTGCATTTCGCCGCCAGGTGCGCATGCTTGCAGAGCCCGCCAAGTCTTGCCGGCAAAAGAAGCTGGACGCTAAAAAGGCAGCTGCCAACAAAAATGCCATGTTGGACAGCTCTAATGATAAGGCAGAGAAGGCCCTCCTGGCTAAGTCAAAAGCAGGCACTTACGAGAATATCACTCACAGCACTCCTATGGCAG gccttcattaa
- the tet2 gene encoding methylcytosine dioxygenase TET2 isoform X3, with the protein METKQARHEAEESLILAQFGQSRNISHKLQNGDQSSEGDSLQNTGDTNWNHYKPNTGANSMKRHRDNCNSPASGQGLFDQGAYMMNGELMNGELKHGLTEQSLLVHQTKKLKVDTEIQGNDDTSSSLLGNFPELTKATEFECKAPHREVKLDKRNCNFPNGDIFCLPRNKQVSIPNGAVSPSSTIESSPGDLLEKTLSQYYPEQVSIAQQTPGSNLDAVNGSLANKIPSEGAQHPSLTSGLSNSDQMPDSQQQQPGASGSAEGSKNYNSVNYVVNGYSTSFAAEHQQQQHQQRPRSYSGQELPLGQLPGMMSPTNTANSSQQHPNGPQCYPDDTNPQGIYVKANQGFTQNSFLECSAPLQTQEEGGYDPFPSSGIDKLRQSEGPRSGQHHGTDGGHQFRMQPQDFKQNAEKPHRDDSMGPMGPSLQQPCHPGLENGMENTLSKQRANSSCPTPHQRGWIELNSSHSPQQSGNGPSPQAQEQDMWRGYSAKPQSEQQAANHQIHSQMLEMNSPQGFQTQGVFRDSSQGSNSFQQQQHDCLPAQTHCVPAQHNTAPECQQSNAKAPQMQQPQKRPEHHNFPPNRQADSHYHTQMQSEHLCEDPDLQDILSPGLSTTKQQQHCHLQRPLSHPPQFEGQPKSTNYRPRSQPPPGQQQLQPAQPNNQHNQHTDHIAFSYNNSTEMQQLQQQQQRQYPPHSGSSNLKQFQPQQPINHCHQPNHTDFPQTSTQSQPHLPQGALNQQVTTQMYPKTEQHLQTSCTQFQRGPRLPLGPVSPHGDFQRHAALRMHLLQRQERQGPVHSPQSTSDHMNSFRAVKMENSTRFDLPCSQQQEHQLQMREAGIGGIQVKQENQQSQCAQSKRQESILASMEQSLRQYQLSPVFEKKSLVINPANNVKVESSGSVTILSTNTDLGGVESYAAASAPGASKKPHDSTPKKEHLLQSFMDSPMKLLDTPIKNLLDTPVKTQYDIASCHCVEQISEKDEGPYYTHLGSAPTVPGIREMMEKRSGLTGSALRIEKVIYTGKEGKSTQGCPIAKWVIRRSSVDEKLLVLVRERTAHTCETACIIVVILVWEGILPNIADRLYLELSETLKKHGALTQRRCALNEERTCACQGLNPDACGASFSFGCSWSMYYNGCKFARSKIPRKFKLLGDDVKEEERLDHNLQNLATLLGPLYKNLAPEAYGNQVEHEQRAPDCRLGHKEGRPFSGVTACLDFCAHAHRDLHNMQGGSTVVCTLTSEDNREIGKIPEDEQLHVLPLYKASKTDEFGSEEGQQEKIKSGAIQVLSAFRRQVRMLAEPAKSCRQKKLDAKKAAANKNAMLDSSNDKAEKALLAKSKAGTYENITHSTPMAGTVTGLH; encoded by the exons AAAGCTTAAAGTAGACACTGAGATTCAAGGAAATGATGACACGAGCTCTAGTTTGTTGGGAAACTTTCCTGAGTTGACAAAGGCAACAGAATTTGAATGCAAGGCCCCACATAGAGAGGTTAAGTTAGACAAGAGGAACTGTAATTTTCCAAATGGCGATATTTTCTGTCTACCAAGGAATAAACAAGTTTCAATTCCAAACGGTGCTGTATCGCCTTCCTCAACCATAGAGAGCAGTCCAGGTGACCTTTTAGAGAAAACTTTGTCTCAGTATTATCCTGAGCAAGTTTCAATTGCACAACAAACACCTGGCTCAAACCTTGATGCTGTCAATGGTTCACTGGCAAACAAGATACCCAGTGAAGGTGCTCAACACCCCTCTTTAACCTCAGGGTTGTCCAATTCAGACCAAATGCCTGactcacaacagcagcagcctggagcaTCTGGCAGTGCTGAAGGAAGTAAAAATTACAACTCTGTCAACTATGTAGTGAATGGATACTCAACCAGTTTTGCAGCAGAacaccagcagcaacagcatcagCAGCGGCCACGTTCTTACTCTGGTCAGGAGCTGCCTCTAGGTCAGCTGCCTGGTATGATGTCCCCTACAAATACTGCCAACAGCTCACAACAACATCCAAATGGCCCACAGTGTTACCCAGATGACACAAATCCTCAAGGTATATATGTGAAAGCCAACCAGGGGTTTACTCAGAACTCTTTTCTCGAATGCAGTGCTCCTCTACAGACACAAGAGGAGGGTGGATATGACCCCTTTCCTAGCTCTGGGATAGATAAGCTCCGACAAAGTGAGGGACCCAGGTCTGGTCAGCATCATGGCACTGATGGGGGCCATCAGTTCCGGATGCAACCCCAGGACTTTAAACAAAATGCTGAGAAGCCACATAGAGACGATAGTATGGGACCCATGGGGCCCAGTCTCCAGCAGCCATGTCATCCTGGATTAGAAAATGGGATGGAGAACACATTGTCTAAGCAGAGAGCTAACTCATCATGTCCGACTCCCCACCAGAGAGGCTGGATAGAGCTGAACTCTTCACATTCTCCCCAGCAATCTGGAAATGGCCCGTCACCCCAGGCTCAAGAGCAGGATATGTGGAGGGGCTACTCTGCTAAGCCTCAGTCAGAGCAGCAGGCAGCTAACCACCAGATTCACAGCCAGATGTTGGAAATGAATTCACCGCAAGGATTCCAGACACAGGGAGTTTTCAGAGATAGCAGTCAGGGGTCTAACAGCTTCCAGCAGCAACAACATGACTGTCTACCAGCCCAAACTCACTGTGTTCCAGCCCAGCACAACACTGCCCCTGAGTGTCAGCAATCAAATGCTAAAGCACCTCAAATGCAGCAACCCCAGAAAAGGCCTGAGCACCATAACTTCCCCCCAAATCGGCAAGCAGACAGCCACTACCACACCCAGATGCAGTCAGAGCACTTATGTGAAGACCCTGACCTGCAGGATATACTGTCACCTGGGCTTTCAACAACAAAGCAACAACAGCACTGTCATCTTCAGCGTCCATTGTCCCACCCACCACAATTTGAAGGGCAACCCAAGTCTACCAATTACAGACCTCGCAGTCAACCTCCTCCAGGTCAACAGCAGCTTCAACCTGCTCAACCCAACAACCAACATAATCAGCACACTGACCATATAGCATTCAGTTACAACAACTCAACAGAAATGCAacaattacaacaacaacaacaacggcaATATCCACCACACTCAGGCAGCAGTAACCTCAAGCAATTTCAACCACAGCAGCCTATCAACCACTGCCACCAGCCAAACCACACAGACTTTCCCCAGACCTCTACACAGTCACAACCTCATTTACCACAAGGTGCATTAAACCAACAGGTAACAACACAAATGTATCCTAAAACTGAACAGCATCTGCAGACATCATGCACTCAGTTCCAAAGGGGGCCTCGTTTACCTCTGGGACCTGTGAGTCCCCATGGAGACTTTCAGAGGCACGCAGCCCTGCGTATGCACCTGTTACAAAGGCAGGAGCGTCAGGGCCCTGTTCATTCTCCCCAGAGCACTAGTGACCACATGAACAGCTTCAGGGCtgtgaaaatggaaaacagtACCAGATTTGATCTCCCttgttcacagcagcaggagcatcAGTTACAGATGCGAGAGGCAGGAATAGGTGGAATACAAGTCaagcaagaaaatcaacaatCCCAGTGTGCTCAGAGCAAGAGGCAGGAAAGCATCTTGGCCTCTATGGAACAAAGTCTGAGGCAGTACCAGCTTTCACCTGTGTTTGAGAAGAAATCCCTTGTCATCAATCCAGCAAACAATGTCAAAGTGGAATCTTCTGGCTCTGTCACAATCCTTTCAACCAATACTGACCTGGGTGGAGTTGAATCATATGCAGCTGCCTCAGCCCCAGGAGCTTCAAAAAAACCACATGATTCCACTCCTAAGAAGGAACACCTCCTACAGAGCTTTATGGACTCACCTATGAAGCTGCTGGATACACCTATAAAGAATCTACTGGATACCCCCGTGAAAACGCAATATGATATTGCATCCTGTCACTGTGTTG AACAAATCAGTGAGAAGGATGAAGGCCCATACTACACTCACCTGGGATCAGCACCTACTGTTCCTGGTATACGGGAGATGATGGAGAAAAG GTCTGGTCTCACTGGTAGCGCACTCAGGATTGAAAAAGTAATATATACCGGCAAGGAAGGAAAAAGTACACAGGGGTGCCCCATAGCCAAATGG GTGATTCGTCGATCCAGTGTAGACGAAAAGCTACTGGTGCTGGTGCGGGAACGTACTGCTCACACATGTGAGACAGCCTGCATCATTGTGGTAATCCTGGTCTGGGAGGGCATTCTACCCAATATAGCTGACCGCCTCTACCTCGAGCTAAGTGAAACTCTAAAAAAGCATGGAGCCCTCACCCAGAGACGCTGTGCTCTCAATGAGGA GAGGACCTGTGCATGCCAGGGGCTAAACCCTGATGCCTGTGGAGCATCCTTCTCTTTTGGTTGCTCTTGGAGCATGTACTACAATGGATGCAAATTTGCCCGAAGCAAAATCCCAAGGAAATTCAAGCTACTAGGAGATGATGTGAAGGAG gaaGAGAGACTTGATCACAACTTGCAAAATTTGGCAACCTTACTGGGTCCCTTGTATAAAAACTTGGCACCTGAAGCTTATGGAAACCAG GTAGAACATGAACAAAGGGCACCAGATTGCCGTCTGGGCCACAAGGAGGGCCGACCATTCTCTGGGGTCACTGCTTGCCTGGACTTCTGTGCCCACGCTCACAGAGACCTCCATAACATGCAGGGTGGCAGTACTGTG GTGTGTACATTAACAAGCGAGGATAACCGTGAGATTGGAAAGATTCCAGAGGATGAGCAGCTCCACGTTCTGCCTCTTTATAAGGCTTCCAAGACTGATGAATTTGGCAGTGAGGAAGGTCAACAAGAGAAAATCAAGTCAGGCGCTATCCAAGTCCTGAGTGCATTTCGCCGCCAGGTGCGCATGCTTGCAGAGCCCGCCAAGTCTTGCCGGCAAAAGAAGCTGGACGCTAAAAAGGCAGCTGCCAACAAAAATGCCATGTTGGACAGCTCTAATGATAAGGCAGAGAAGGCCCTCCTGGCTAAGTCAAAAGCAGGCACTTACGAGAATATCACTCACAGCACTCCTATGGCAGGTACTGTAACAG gccttcattaa